A DNA window from uncultured Methanoregula sp. contains the following coding sequences:
- a CDS encoding dihydrofolate reductase family protein, which yields MTNTCDRPHVLMMSEITADGKLTLKKGASSKILMKYMAHETELLLHNTRAEYDAIMVGANTIRIDNSFLTVRYVQGKSPLRVIPCSMADIPLDANVLGNDAPTAIAVSEAAPAERVEAIKKKGAHIIVAGKTRVELPLLLTILKEKFGVNKLMIEGGPTLNWHMLHDRLVDEIRLIHLPFIVGGSDTPSLVGGMHINSENEMIRLNLKKYYMCGSNLVSEFDVLYSEASP from the coding sequence ATGACCAATACTTGCGACCGTCCCCATGTGCTGATGATGTCAGAGATCACGGCCGACGGCAAACTTACCTTAAAAAAGGGTGCTTCCTCCAAGATCCTGATGAAATATATGGCGCACGAGACCGAGCTTCTGCTGCACAATACCCGTGCCGAGTATGATGCCATCATGGTCGGGGCCAATACCATCCGCATCGATAATTCCTTCCTCACGGTCCGCTACGTGCAGGGCAAGAGCCCGCTCCGGGTGATTCCGTGCAGCATGGCAGATATTCCCCTGGATGCCAATGTGCTCGGGAACGATGCTCCTACGGCAATCGCTGTATCGGAAGCAGCCCCGGCCGAACGCGTCGAGGCGATAAAAAAGAAAGGTGCCCATATCATCGTGGCCGGGAAGACCCGGGTAGAACTCCCCCTGCTCCTTACGATACTTAAGGAGAAATTCGGCGTGAACAAGCTGATGATCGAGGGAGGACCCACGCTGAACTGGCACATGCTGCACGACCGGCTCGTGGACGAGATCCGGCTCATCCACCTGCCCTTCATCGTGGGCGGTTCCGATACCCCGTCGCTTGTCGGGGGTATGCACATCAATTCCGAGAATGAGATGATCCGTCTGAACCTGAAAAAATATTATATGTGCGGCAGTAATCTGGTGTCGGAGTTCGACGTCCTGTATTCTGAGGCATCCCCATGA
- a CDS encoding metal-dependent hydrolase, producing the protein MQITYLGHSCILLSGTKRVIIDPFIEGGSVRAADPDIVAVTHGHSDHLGEAVALSKKTIAITEIARYLKSRGVPAESMNIGGTHVVDGVSFTMTPAQHSSSIEEAPPGLSGGAPAGFVIRMDGTTVYHAGDTGLFSDMKLIGELYHPDIAFLPIGGRYTMGTSEAMIAAQFIGAKTVIPIHYNTYDRIAADPDAFKKAIERTTDLKVKILRPGESFTPGP; encoded by the coding sequence ATGCAAATTACGTACCTTGGACATTCCTGCATACTGCTCTCCGGTACAAAACGGGTCATCATCGATCCGTTCATCGAGGGAGGGAGTGTCCGTGCAGCGGATCCGGATATCGTTGCCGTGACCCACGGGCATTCCGATCATCTGGGCGAAGCGGTTGCCCTCAGTAAAAAGACCATTGCCATCACCGAGATCGCCCGGTACCTGAAATCCAGAGGAGTGCCTGCCGAGAGCATGAACATCGGGGGAACTCATGTTGTGGATGGGGTCTCGTTCACCATGACCCCTGCCCAGCACTCATCCTCCATCGAGGAAGCTCCCCCCGGGCTTTCCGGCGGCGCTCCTGCGGGTTTTGTCATCCGGATGGATGGCACAACCGTGTACCATGCCGGTGACACCGGGCTCTTCTCCGACATGAAACTCATCGGGGAATTGTATCACCCGGACATCGCGTTCCTTCCCATCGGGGGACGGTACACCATGGGCACCAGCGAGGCTATGATAGCTGCACAGTTTATCGGAGCAAAGACCGTCATCCCCATCCACTACAACACGTATGACCGGATCGCCGCAGACCCGGATGCATTCAAAAAAGCCATCGAGCGGACAACGGATCTGAAGGTGAAGATCCTCAGGCCGGGCGAAAGTTTCACACCCGGGCCCTGA
- a CDS encoding response regulator receiver protein yields the protein MTEDKRKAHLLKLFSSMSGKTKIVEPMKNIHGTLRDSDAIEREVALVMREITEQGIFKTSLKPIQLAKLVTSFYAGKNDTEIARELGDEKLSKTVARARVRLKLFRELDFKMPFDKEKMEELIESGKTMKEVSEELGVSPSTLREYRHVIEEQEDPTIDPYIDRIRDVMEDRDLTEQMTRSATADSLGDSIDITEAELIDVT from the coding sequence ATGACCGAAGACAAACGCAAGGCACATCTCCTGAAACTCTTCAGCTCCATGTCGGGCAAGACAAAGATAGTCGAGCCCATGAAGAATATCCATGGTACTTTAAGAGACAGCGACGCGATCGAACGCGAGGTCGCTCTCGTAATGAGAGAGATCACGGAACAGGGAATTTTCAAGACTTCCTTAAAACCGATCCAGCTTGCAAAGCTCGTCACCTCATTCTACGCAGGGAAGAATGATACTGAGATTGCCCGGGAACTCGGTGATGAAAAACTGAGCAAGACCGTTGCACGTGCACGGGTCAGGCTCAAACTGTTCCGCGAACTGGACTTCAAGATGCCGTTCGACAAGGAAAAGATGGAAGAACTCATTGAATCCGGTAAGACCATGAAAGAGGTCTCGGAGGAACTGGGCGTCAGCCCCTCGACCCTCCGCGAATACCGGCATGTTATCGAAGAGCAGGAAGATCCGACTATCGACCCGTACATCGACCGGATCCGGGACGTTATGGAAGACCGGGACCTCACTGAGCAGATGACCCGGAGTGCAACCGCCGACAGCCTTGGCGATTCCATCGATATCACGGAAGCCGAACTCATCGATGTGACATAA
- a CDS encoding CDP-alcohol phosphatidyltransferase family protein: MNITALRPRFMKYLEPVADLFVRLKITPNQISLLALLAGIACAYLFFQRQFVLGALLLLLSAIFDLVDGSVARKTGAHTNFGAVFDWIVDKYVDALALLGIGLAGIPIITQFFALPPVADFAVVTFAIIGSLMNTFIKPVVYAEIGYKEKVEGKIDDPLEGVGFFGRPETFLVLILGGITGFIWASVIIIAVCTNLSAIQRIIYLYRTLS, translated from the coding sequence ATGAATATTACTGCCCTCCGGCCCAGGTTCATGAAATATCTCGAGCCGGTCGCAGATCTCTTTGTCCGGCTGAAGATCACCCCGAACCAGATCTCGCTCCTGGCGCTTCTTGCAGGCATTGCGTGTGCGTACCTCTTCTTCCAGCGCCAGTTCGTTCTCGGGGCGCTTCTGCTGCTCTTATCCGCAATCTTCGATCTGGTTGACGGCAGTGTTGCACGGAAGACCGGGGCACACACCAACTTCGGGGCAGTCTTTGACTGGATCGTTGACAAGTACGTGGACGCGCTGGCCCTGCTCGGGATAGGCCTTGCCGGCATCCCGATCATTACCCAGTTCTTTGCACTTCCCCCGGTTGCCGATTTTGCCGTGGTAACATTCGCCATCATCGGCTCCCTGATGAACACATTCATCAAACCGGTGGTCTATGCCGAGATCGGGTATAAAGAGAAAGTGGAAGGAAAGATCGATGACCCGCTCGAAGGGGTCGGGTTCTTTGGCCGGCCCGAGACGTTCCTCGTCCTGATCCTTGGGGGCATCACCGGTTTTATCTGGGCATCGGTCATCATCATTGCGGTCTGCACAAACCTGTCTGCGATCCAGCGGATCATATATCTTTACCGGACGCTTTCCTGA
- a CDS encoding STAS domain-containing protein, whose translation MTLEIIPLEDAQVVLFPLRFDAQNAPEVEADLKRLLATAPRKMIFDFSKTDYVASAGLRVLLVVTRDQMKAGRKVALVEIRPQVLKIFEMAGFTSIFPISQTRAAALEKMA comes from the coding sequence ATGACTCTTGAGATAATTCCGCTGGAAGACGCACAGGTTGTTCTTTTCCCCTTAAGATTCGATGCCCAGAATGCACCGGAGGTTGAAGCAGACCTCAAACGCCTTCTTGCCACTGCTCCCCGGAAGATGATCTTCGATTTCTCAAAAACCGATTACGTGGCGAGCGCCGGCCTGCGGGTCCTCCTGGTGGTGACCCGGGACCAGATGAAGGCCGGAAGGAAAGTGGCGCTCGTCGAGATCCGCCCCCAGGTTCTCAAGATCTTTGAGATGGCCGGGTTCACGAGCATATTCCCCATCAGCCAGACGCGGGCCGCCGCTCTTGAAAAGATGGCCTGA
- a CDS encoding PP2C family serine/threonine-protein phosphatase, whose amino-acid sequence MTWKHIAASVTGISHTNRNENGQDYCRAMVVQFSDREFFIGLAADGAGSTAEGGVGAQIACDTMLAGITDSIRACGDLAAVPDGDIEHWVEVSRGAIAAQALESGKPIREYACTLIGCIVADNHAIFLQIGDGGIVIHEETGYTAVFWPDQGEYANTTYFITDEAFLPHLSRHRSGTPPDEIALFTDGLQNLVLSFSQKTPHAGFFRPLFETLRKSPGGENLVLTEQLRTFLTSREINERSDDDKTLILAVR is encoded by the coding sequence ATGACATGGAAGCACATCGCAGCTTCGGTTACGGGAATCTCGCACACAAACCGGAATGAGAACGGCCAGGACTACTGCAGGGCAATGGTGGTCCAGTTCTCGGACCGGGAATTTTTTATTGGTCTTGCTGCCGACGGGGCAGGGAGCACGGCCGAAGGGGGAGTCGGGGCACAGATCGCCTGCGACACCATGCTTGCCGGCATCACGGACTCCATCCGGGCCTGCGGGGATCTCGCGGCCGTACCCGATGGGGACATTGAGCACTGGGTCGAAGTCTCCCGCGGGGCCATAGCAGCGCAGGCGCTCGAGAGTGGAAAGCCAATCCGGGAATACGCCTGCACCCTCATCGGATGCATCGTTGCAGACAACCATGCAATCTTCTTGCAGATCGGGGACGGGGGCATTGTCATCCACGAGGAGACCGGATATACTGCCGTCTTCTGGCCGGACCAGGGGGAGTACGCCAACACCACTTATTTCATCACGGACGAAGCGTTCCTCCCACATCTCAGCCGGCACCGGTCCGGAACTCCCCCGGACGAGATCGCCCTGTTCACGGACGGGCTCCAGAACCTGGTTCTCTCGTTCTCGCAAAAAACTCCCCATGCAGGTTTCTTCAGGCCCCTGTTCGAGACCTTGAGAAAGAGCCCCGGGGGAGAGAACCTGGTACTTACAGAACAGTTGCGGACGTTTCTTACAAGTCGCGAGATCAATGAGCGCAGCGACGATGACAAGACCCTGATTCTTGCCGTGCGGTAG
- a CDS encoding class I SAM-dependent methyltransferase has protein sequence MQDRSTETQAHYDRFLAEQYLWMAGGFDTNIRRNREFFSGQNLAPHGSRAAVDLGAGCGFQSIPLARTGFSVTAVDFCQPLLAELRNRAGPSPVETIQSDILNFPAWAKRSPELIVCMGDTLTHLGDLNDVRCLIRQCHAELEPEGRLILSLRDYSYEPEGSVVVIPVRRDADRIFLCRLEYARDSVHVTDILFSQESGRWERTASTYQKCRVGTEALAGILADAGFGISLSEAENGIITVIAGKI, from the coding sequence ATGCAGGACCGTTCGACAGAAACACAAGCACATTATGACCGGTTCCTTGCAGAACAGTATCTCTGGATGGCCGGGGGGTTCGATACCAATATCCGGAGGAACCGGGAGTTTTTTTCCGGGCAGAATCTTGCCCCGCACGGTTCGCGGGCGGCAGTGGATCTCGGTGCCGGATGCGGGTTCCAGTCGATCCCGCTGGCCCGGACCGGGTTCTCGGTTACAGCGGTGGATTTCTGCCAGCCTCTGCTGGCAGAGCTCCGGAACCGGGCCGGGCCCTCTCCTGTCGAGACCATCCAGTCGGATATCCTGAATTTCCCTGCATGGGCAAAAAGGAGCCCGGAACTTATCGTCTGTATGGGAGATACGCTGACGCATCTCGGGGATCTCAATGACGTACGGTGCCTTATCCGGCAGTGCCATGCGGAACTGGAACCGGAGGGGAGACTGATCCTCTCGCTCCGCGATTATTCATATGAGCCGGAGGGTTCCGTTGTTGTCATCCCGGTGCGCCGGGATGCGGACCGGATCTTTCTCTGCCGGCTGGAATATGCAAGAGATTCCGTGCATGTCACGGATATCCTCTTCTCCCAGGAGTCCGGAAGATGGGAACGAACTGCAAGTACCTACCAGAAATGCCGTGTCGGTACGGAAGCGCTTGCAGGTATTCTGGCTGATGCAGGATTCGGGATCAGTCTGTCTGAAGCGGAAAACGGGATCATCACGGTGATTGCCGGAAAAATCTGA
- the glyS gene encoding glycine--tRNA ligase, whose translation MSDVFENVMELAKRRGFIWPTSECYGAVAGFIDYGPLGAMMKRRIENVWREFYVIREGYYEIECPTIAQESVFIASGHVAGFADKMCQCPHCKEFLRADHVAEGGGVPNAGTMKKEELAAALAGCKCLACGEVLGDVEVFNFNLMFKTMIGPGTQRTGYLRPETAQGMFVDFTRLLRFYRDKLPFGAVQIGKSYRNEISPRQGMIRLREFTQAEAEIFVHPDEKNRHPRFHRYADYRMPLLTYVQQEKCEEAITLSMREAVDKGVIANEYLAYYVALTHDLLVTIGIKPERLRFRQHLPDERAHYATDCWDAEILSDRFGWVETVGLADRTSYDLNAHAQASGTPMTVFIQYAEPKKVARRRIIPNMGVLGKQYRNKAKAIFEALGNSTPTENGADVVVDGEKIHIPADLFEVRDEVIDVRGEDVVPHVVEPSYGIDRMCYAVLEQAYDEDTADGEVRTVMRLSPKVAPVQVAVFPLMTRDGLDTIADEITRSLHKKGIQAEYDDSGAIGRRYRRQDEIGTPFAVTVDYDTKENNTVTLRDRDSMKQVRVAIEKLPELVSALVEGSIKFSSLE comes from the coding sequence ATGAGCGATGTTTTTGAGAATGTGATGGAACTTGCCAAACGCCGGGGCTTCATCTGGCCCACGTCAGAATGTTACGGCGCCGTTGCGGGCTTCATCGATTACGGGCCGCTCGGGGCGATGATGAAGCGGCGGATCGAGAATGTCTGGCGGGAATTCTATGTGATCCGCGAGGGCTACTATGAGATCGAGTGCCCGACAATTGCCCAGGAATCGGTTTTTATCGCATCAGGCCATGTGGCCGGGTTTGCCGACAAGATGTGCCAGTGTCCCCACTGCAAGGAATTCCTCCGCGCAGATCACGTGGCTGAGGGTGGCGGGGTCCCGAACGCGGGAACGATGAAGAAAGAGGAACTGGCAGCAGCCCTTGCGGGCTGCAAGTGCCTTGCCTGCGGGGAAGTGCTCGGGGACGTGGAAGTCTTCAACTTCAATCTGATGTTCAAGACCATGATCGGCCCGGGCACGCAGCGGACCGGCTATCTCCGGCCCGAGACTGCCCAGGGCATGTTCGTGGATTTCACCCGGCTGCTGCGGTTCTACCGCGACAAGCTCCCGTTCGGTGCAGTCCAGATCGGCAAATCCTACCGGAACGAGATCTCCCCCCGGCAGGGGATGATCCGGCTCCGCGAGTTCACGCAGGCCGAGGCTGAAATTTTCGTTCACCCGGACGAGAAGAACCGGCACCCCCGGTTCCACCGGTATGCGGATTACCGGATGCCGCTTCTGACCTATGTCCAGCAGGAGAAGTGCGAAGAGGCGATCACCCTCTCGATGCGGGAAGCCGTTGACAAGGGCGTTATTGCGAACGAGTACCTTGCCTATTACGTTGCCCTGACCCACGACCTGCTGGTCACCATCGGGATCAAGCCCGAGCGGCTCCGTTTCCGGCAGCACCTGCCGGACGAGCGGGCGCACTATGCAACGGACTGCTGGGATGCCGAGATCCTCTCCGACCGGTTCGGCTGGGTGGAGACGGTCGGCCTTGCGGACCGGACCAGTTACGACCTGAATGCCCATGCCCAGGCAAGCGGCACGCCGATGACGGTCTTCATCCAGTACGCCGAGCCCAAAAAAGTGGCCCGTCGGCGGATCATCCCGAACATGGGAGTCCTCGGGAAGCAGTACCGGAACAAAGCAAAGGCGATCTTCGAAGCCCTCGGGAATTCAACCCCCACGGAGAACGGTGCCGATGTTGTTGTCGATGGCGAGAAGATCCATATCCCGGCCGATCTCTTCGAGGTCCGGGACGAGGTCATCGATGTGCGGGGCGAGGATGTTGTCCCGCACGTAGTCGAACCCTCGTATGGTATCGACCGGATGTGCTATGCCGTGCTCGAACAGGCCTATGATGAAGATACTGCCGATGGCGAAGTCCGGACCGTCATGCGCCTCTCCCCGAAGGTTGCCCCGGTCCAGGTCGCGGTCTTCCCGCTCATGACCCGCGACGGGCTCGACACCATTGCCGACGAGATCACCCGCTCGCTCCACAAGAAAGGCATCCAGGCGGAATACGATGACTCGGGCGCCATTGGCCGGCGGTACCGCAGGCAGGACGAGATCGGCACCCCGTTTGCAGTTACGGTCGATTACGATACCAAAGAGAACAATACCGTCACCCTCCGGGACCGGGACAGCATGAAGCAGGTCCGCGTCGCAATTGAGAAACTGCCGGAACTGGTCAGTGCGCTGGTTGAAGGGAGCATAAAATTCTCCTCGTTAGAATAA
- a CDS encoding class I SAM-dependent methyltransferase: MTGIKRDFDTAAPSWDENPGRVKLAGDVALAIIDTIPLSPTMDVLDFGCGTGLLTIHLQPHVRSITGVDSSAGMTSILDEKIRFMNLRNAKTLTLDLDRGGLLSGRYHLAVSSMTFHHVQDIPHLLAQLHSVLLPGGWLCVADLDPDQGRFHDDNTGVFHFGFERDAQMAAFRHAGFEQVSCRTAATMTKISSDGQARSFTIALVSGRKPQ, encoded by the coding sequence ATGACCGGCATAAAACGGGACTTTGATACCGCAGCACCGTCCTGGGATGAGAACCCGGGCCGGGTGAAACTGGCAGGCGATGTTGCCCTTGCCATAATCGATACCATCCCGCTCTCGCCCACAATGGATGTGCTGGATTTCGGTTGCGGCACCGGTCTTTTGACGATCCATCTCCAGCCGCACGTCCGTTCGATCACCGGTGTCGACAGTTCGGCCGGCATGACTTCGATCCTTGACGAGAAGATCCGGTTCATGAACCTGCGGAATGCAAAAACCCTTACCCTCGATCTGGACCGTGGGGGTCTTCTCTCGGGCCGCTATCACCTCGCGGTGAGCAGCATGACCTTCCATCATGTCCAGGATATCCCGCACCTGCTCGCCCAGCTCCACTCTGTCCTGCTCCCGGGAGGCTGGCTCTGCGTTGCCGACCTCGACCCGGACCAGGGAAGATTCCACGATGATAATACCGGTGTCTTCCACTTTGGTTTTGAGCGGGATGCCCAGATGGCGGCATTCCGGCATGCCGGTTTTGAACAGGTCAGCTGCCGTACTGCTGCAACCATGACAAAAATCTCATCTGACGGTCAGGCCCGGTCCTTCACCATTGCGCTCGTCTCCGGCAGGAAACCTCAGTAA
- the sppA gene encoding signal peptide peptidase SppA, producing MSGDEGIQWPVIGGQSSGSPPRSRSGLKWFLAITLALVVVAAFVAATYYLTHDETRGVTVVRMEGTMVTGEVSDGDSIGSEVVGRELRAAADDPMVEAIVLRVDSPGGTPSAAQEIIGDLEYAKSKKPVVVSMGDIGTSAAYYVSAHADRIYANPDTFTAGVGVIWKFSDISRWMNNEGYNVSVVKSGSKKDMGSTSRPLSSDEEKYAQKIVSDSFETFITDVTTHRMIARSDIEDGRVIRGADAIKINVIDELGNLHDAIDGAKKMARSRA from the coding sequence ATGAGCGGGGATGAGGGGATACAGTGGCCGGTCATTGGCGGGCAGTCTTCCGGAAGCCCGCCGAGATCCCGGTCCGGCCTGAAATGGTTTCTCGCGATAACGCTCGCACTCGTGGTTGTGGCCGCTTTTGTTGCTGCAACGTACTATCTCACGCACGACGAGACCCGGGGGGTCACGGTGGTCCGGATGGAAGGGACCATGGTGACCGGTGAGGTTTCCGACGGGGACTCCATTGGCAGCGAAGTTGTTGGCCGAGAGCTCCGGGCTGCGGCGGATGACCCGATGGTGGAAGCGATCGTTCTGCGGGTGGATAGTCCGGGTGGGACCCCTTCTGCCGCACAGGAGATCATCGGCGACCTTGAATACGCCAAGTCCAAGAAGCCGGTTGTCGTCTCGATGGGGGATATCGGGACCTCGGCTGCCTATTACGTGAGCGCCCACGCAGACCGGATTTACGCCAATCCCGATACATTCACCGCGGGTGTAGGGGTTATCTGGAAGTTCTCGGATATCAGCCGCTGGATGAATAACGAGGGGTACAATGTCAGCGTCGTCAAATCCGGCAGCAAGAAGGACATGGGCAGCACATCCCGTCCGTTAAGTTCCGATGAGGAGAAATACGCCCAGAAGATCGTGAGCGACAGTTTCGAGACGTTTATTACCGATGTAACCACCCACCGGATGATCGCCCGGTCCGATATCGAGGACGGCCGGGTGATCCGGGGTGCCGATGCGATAAAGATCAATGTTATCGACGAGCTCGGGAACCTGCACGATGCCATCGACGGGGCAAAAAAGATGGCTCGGTCCCGGGCCTAA
- the truD gene encoding tRNA pseudouridine(13) synthase TruD has translation MMQSPYPLERDLGMRYYASDAPGIGGKLRSVPEDFIVEEIPLEKGGTTGPYLICNLTKTNWELQHAVKEIAKRLGISHRRIGWAGTKDRNAITKQRISIYDVTAERVAEVRLKDLVLEPVGTSNESLLLGDLQGNRFDILIRDADLPDLAGRVENITKTASEEIPNYFGIQRFGALRPVTHEVGKWILKGDYEQAVVTYIGMAFPAESEATRIVRSAFMESRDIETALHRFPVQLSFERSMLHHLQGHPGDYAGALQELPPKLLSMFVSAFQSYLFNCALSQRFDDGHTMQDPLPGDMLIFGNGRTDTATATNLTAVSLHIGRGRCTIALFMPGKEMAAGQVPDATTLSLLEEHQITPADFGRAAKFVRTKFEGAYRPISLKTEIGSSLENNNVRLKFTLPPGHYATTVCREFMKADPEKMV, from the coding sequence ATGATGCAGAGCCCGTATCCCCTTGAACGCGATCTCGGTATGCGGTATTACGCAAGCGATGCACCTGGGATCGGTGGGAAACTCCGATCTGTTCCGGAAGATTTCATTGTCGAAGAGATCCCGCTGGAGAAAGGCGGGACAACAGGACCGTACCTGATCTGCAACCTGACCAAGACCAACTGGGAACTCCAGCATGCGGTAAAGGAGATCGCAAAGCGGCTCGGCATCAGCCACCGCCGTATCGGCTGGGCCGGCACCAAAGACCGCAATGCAATCACCAAACAGCGGATCTCCATCTACGATGTGACCGCAGAGAGGGTTGCCGAAGTCAGGCTCAAGGATCTCGTGCTCGAACCGGTAGGAACATCGAACGAGAGCCTGCTGCTCGGCGACCTGCAGGGAAACCGGTTCGATATCCTGATTCGGGATGCGGATTTGCCGGATCTTGCAGGCCGCGTGGAGAATATCACGAAGACCGCAAGCGAGGAAATCCCGAACTATTTCGGGATCCAGCGTTTCGGGGCACTCCGGCCGGTCACCCACGAGGTGGGAAAGTGGATCCTCAAAGGAGATTATGAGCAGGCGGTTGTGACCTACATCGGCATGGCATTTCCCGCCGAGTCGGAAGCGACAAGGATCGTCCGCTCCGCGTTCATGGAAAGCCGCGACATCGAGACCGCACTCCACCGGTTCCCGGTCCAGCTCTCGTTCGAACGGTCGATGCTCCATCACCTCCAGGGGCACCCGGGGGACTACGCCGGCGCACTCCAGGAGCTCCCGCCCAAGCTCCTCTCGATGTTTGTCTCCGCGTTCCAGTCATATCTCTTCAACTGTGCGCTCAGCCAGCGGTTCGATGACGGGCATACCATGCAGGATCCCCTCCCGGGCGACATGCTGATCTTCGGAAACGGCCGGACCGACACCGCAACAGCCACGAACCTTACGGCCGTCTCCCTGCATATCGGGCGCGGGAGATGCACAATTGCTCTTTTCATGCCGGGAAAAGAGATGGCAGCAGGCCAGGTGCCCGATGCGACAACGCTTTCGCTCCTGGAAGAGCACCAGATAACACCGGCCGATTTCGGGCGCGCGGCAAAATTCGTCCGGACAAAATTCGAGGGGGCCTATCGCCCCATCTCGCTCAAAACAGAGATCGGATCTTCACTTGAGAACAACAACGTTCGCCTGAAATTCACCCTGCCGCCCGGCCATTACGCAACAACGGTCTGCCGGGAGTTCATGAAAGCGGACCCGGAAAAGATGGTTTAG
- the pth2 gene encoding peptidyl-tRNA hydrolase Pth2 has product MPKPPEKQTFSRPEPEFRYKQCLIIRNDVKMSCGKRCAQAAHASLGAYNGADKTLVKAWASEGQKKVVLKANDERTLYELKVLAERAGISTSLIQDAGMTEIPPGTITALGLGPAKSEDLDKITGTLTLL; this is encoded by the coding sequence ATGCCAAAACCCCCAGAAAAGCAGACGTTCTCAAGGCCCGAGCCCGAGTTCCGGTACAAGCAGTGCCTTATCATCAGAAACGACGTCAAGATGAGCTGCGGCAAGCGGTGTGCCCAGGCAGCCCATGCATCCCTTGGCGCCTACAATGGCGCAGACAAGACCCTGGTAAAAGCCTGGGCAAGCGAGGGACAGAAGAAAGTGGTCCTCAAGGCAAACGACGAGCGGACGCTGTACGAACTCAAAGTGCTCGCCGAACGCGCCGGCATCTCCACGTCATTAATTCAGGATGCCGGCATGACCGAGATCCCGCCCGGCACCATCACCGCCCTCGGTCTTGGCCCGGCAAAATCCGAAGACCTCGACAAGATCACCGGGACCCTGACACTCCTATGA
- a CDS encoding VWA domain-containing protein has translation MSDDSYLDQQPLGPVTFAENPEPRCPCLLLLDTSGSMAGQPIAELNAGLRAFYEELQGDSLASKRVEVALISFGPVRIISNFNTVDYFLDPTLVAEGDTPLGEAIRQGIDLIRKRKDEYRANGISFYRPWIFLITDGSPTDDWQHAASAIREGESSKSFAFFVVGVQNADMKTLRQLSVREPLKLQGLKFREFFQWLSNSMKSASRSNPGDRILLSPPSGWSEI, from the coding sequence ATGAGCGACGATTCCTATCTCGATCAACAACCTCTCGGACCGGTAACTTTTGCGGAGAACCCCGAACCCCGCTGCCCGTGCCTGCTGCTGCTGGACACCTCGGGGTCCATGGCAGGCCAGCCCATTGCCGAACTCAATGCCGGCCTCCGCGCCTTTTACGAAGAACTGCAGGGGGATTCCCTGGCCTCCAAGCGCGTGGAGGTTGCCCTCATCTCGTTTGGCCCGGTCCGGATCATCAGCAATTTCAATACGGTTGATTATTTCCTCGACCCCACCCTCGTGGCAGAAGGGGACACTCCCCTCGGGGAAGCCATCCGGCAGGGAATCGATCTCATCAGGAAACGTAAAGACGAGTACCGGGCAAACGGGATCTCGTTTTACCGGCCCTGGATCTTCCTGATCACTGACGGATCCCCCACGGACGACTGGCAGCATGCCGCCTCAGCAATCCGGGAGGGCGAGAGCTCGAAATCCTTTGCATTTTTTGTCGTCGGTGTTCAGAATGCGGACATGAAGACCCTCCGGCAGTTGTCCGTGCGCGAGCCTTTGAAACTCCAGGGGCTCAAGTTCCGGGAATTCTTCCAGTGGCTCTCCAATTCCATGAAATCGGCGTCGCGGAGCAATCCCGGCGACCGGATTCTCCTCTCTCCACCCTCCGGCTGGAGTGAGATATGA